The following is a genomic window from Clostridium fungisolvens.
TCAATGTAAAGGAGGTATTTAAGTGGATAATTCAGATAAAGTATTAATAGAAGTAAAGGAAGTAAAAAAATATTTTCCTGTTAAAAATAGATTAATAGGAAGTGAAAAGAAGTTTGTAAAAGCTGTAGATGGGGTCTCCTTTGATATAAAGAAAGGTGAAACCTTTGGTCTTGTAGGTGAATCAGGCTGCGGTAAATCTACTCTTGGAAGGTCAATTACTAGACTTTACGATATAACTTCAGGTGATATATTTTTTGATGGAACAAATATCGCAAAATTTAATAAAAAAGAGTTAAAACAATATAATAAAAGGATGCAAATCATCTTTCAAGACCCATATTCATCTCTTAATCCTAATATGAATGTGGAAGAGCTAATCAGTGAACCTCTTGTGCTTCATACAAATCTTTCTAAAAATGAGAGAACTAATAAAATCCATAGTTTGCTTGAAGTGGTTGGACTTAAGAAAACAGACATGGAAAAGTTCCCTCATGAATTTAGTGGAGGACAGTGTCAAAGAATTGGAATTGCAAGAGCTATATCAACTAATCCTGAGTTCATATTATGTGATGAACCCATATCAGCCTTAGATGTATCTATTCAAGCACAAGTGGTAAATATGTTAGAGGATTTACAAAAGGAACTTGGACTAACTTATCTTTTTGTTGCTCATGATCTTTCAATGGTAAGACATATATCAGACAGAATCGGTGTAATGTATTTAGGTAACATTATTGAGATTTCAGAAAGTAATGATTTATATAATAATCCTCTGCATCCATATACAAAGGCATTACTTTCAGCTATACCTAT
Proteins encoded in this region:
- a CDS encoding ABC transporter ATP-binding protein, which gives rise to MDNSDKVLIEVKEVKKYFPVKNRLIGSEKKFVKAVDGVSFDIKKGETFGLVGESGCGKSTLGRSITRLYDITSGDIFFDGTNIAKFNKKELKQYNKRMQIIFQDPYSSLNPNMNVEELISEPLVLHTNLSKNERTNKIHSLLEVVGLKKTDMEKFPHEFSGGQCQRIGIARAISTNPEFILCDEPISALDVSIQAQVVNMLEDLQKELGLTYLFVAHDLSMVRHISDRIGVMYLGNIIEISESNDLYNNPLHPYTKALLSAIPIADPLKAKASQRQIIEGDIPSPIDIPSGCRFHTRCPYAKPICKEIAPQMKEVESGHSVACHLY